The region GACTTAAGTTTATTTATTAGTTACAATACTTTATAAATATTCACAAAAATTATAAAATGAGTCATTTAGAAGACGCTTTTTTGTTAATATTTTATTATATAATCAAAAATGATTATTTTAAATCACTAAAAAGGATAGATTATGAGTAGTTTTAAAAGAAATGAAGATTTAGACTTAGGTAAGAAAAATGACATTTTGTTTTTAAAAAGCACTACACTTTTAGCGACATTAATAATTGCTAATTATTTAGTAGTTAATACTATAATTTCTTAAAGTGTAAACTAAATTAGTTTACACTAAATTTTCTAGTATATTTTCTAATTAATAATTAGTACTTTACTCTTCTTCAAGCATAGATGTTATTGCTTCAAGTGATTCATCAGTCATATCTAAATCAATATGCCCAGCACCTTCAACTTTTATCAACTTAGCATTTAAACCTTTGTCTTTGGCTATTTTGAAAAACTCTGTTGTCACTTCTGGTTTAGAGATATCATCATTAGTTCCATAAATAAATAAGAAATTAGCATTTTTATTTATAGAATCTAGAACATCAATCATTGATATCAAATTACCTTTTTCTTCTTTATGAATATCATATCTACCACCAGCTAATGCAAAGTTTTGAACTAATTCTGGTTTCAATCCAGATAAAGTAGCACTCATCATAGCTCCAGCACTATGTCCTACTAGAGTAACAGTTTTAGCATCGTACTTTTCTTTTAATGATTTTACTAAATCTCCTAAAAATAAAACATACTCTTTTTTAGCAGCTTGATTTTTTTCACCTTTATGTGCTAAAGAAGTAAAATTATTTGTAGACGATCCAGAGTAGCCAGGAAGTGCAACTGCTACTGATGTAATATCTGTTGACATTGTTAAAGTTTCTGCAAAAGGAGCATATCTTCCTAAAGTATTTGTTCCTTCATCCCAAGTACCATGGACAATTATATTTAACTTACCTTCTACATCTCCTTCTGATTCATTATATTGAATACATTCTCCACCTGCAAAAATAAAATCTTCGCCTTTTGAAGCACATTCTTCGCTTGAAATCTTTGAAGCATATAGAGTAGAACTTAAAAGAATAGATAAACTACTCGCAATTAATATTTTCTTTAACATTTAATAATCCTTACAAATTAGTATGCAATAATTCCTGTATAACCAGCCACTTGTCTTTCAATTAGTTCAACAATCCCAGCTTGTACAAAACTAATATCTTCAATAAACTCATCATCACCCCACTTCATCGTATCCATAGTATTTCTACAACCTATAAATTCAACATCATATTCCATTAAAGAAATTATACGAGTCATAGTATCTTTATCATAATCTTTTCTTAGAGCTCTCATACCATTCCCATAAGCTACTACTACAACTTTTAATGACTCAGAAGGATACTCTTTTAAAATATTATAAATTGTACTTAGATTATGATTTATTTTATTAATTTCAGAATCATAAAATTGAATAACTATCTTTCTTGGTTCATCAAATGTTGGTTGAGGATCACTAAATGTTGATTCTGCATAAGAAAAAACTGTAATTAATAATATTGCTAAGATTTTTTTCACTTTTTATCCTTTTATTAAGAGGCAACTTTTTTATTATCTTGCCAATCTTTTAAAACTTTTACAGAAATATCTTTTGATATTTCACCACCTTCAAGTATCTTACAATATAAACCTCTACAATCTTGAACTAAAGTGGGTAAATCATCATCAAATACTGCTAAATGATTACAAATCGTACAACATTGAGTGATTTCTAATATTGTATCTCCAACTTGTAATATGCTACCTATATTATACTCATGAGGATTAAAATCAAACAAAATATTTTCACCTAAACTTCCTAGTTCAAGTTTTATTCCATTTTTTTCTGCCAAATCATAAGCATATTTACCAACAATCATTACTGCTTTTTCTTCATCTTGACCTGCAAATTTATCATCTTGAATACCAAAACCATAAATTAAATTTAATTTATTTACTTTTGGTCTAGGTAATCCACTTTGACCCTTTTTTGCACTAAATGTAGCAATTACTTTTCCAATATCATTCATATTATAGGTTTTCCTTTAATATTTCTAAGAAGTCCGGTTTAACCCAAGCTCCAGGATAAGTATTTAAAAGCTCCCCTGCACTAGTTAAAACAAAAAATGTAGGAGTCATACCTTTAAAATGTTTTTTTAAACCAAATGGTAGCTTTACAAAATCAACATCTATTTTTACAAAAATATAATCTTCATTCATCTTTTTTTGTACATCAGCTAAACCAAGTACATCTTTATCCATTTTTTTACAAAAATAACAGCTTTGTGAAGTTGCATAAACTATAAGTTGTTTACCTTCTGTATTTGCTCTATCTAATAGTTTCTGTTCATCTGGAGTTTCGGCTAAAGATTTCTTTTTTATTGGTGCTTTTTTCTGTCTATCTTCTTTATATCCCATAAAATATTGGGCTAAAAGTTCTGCTTCTTCATCAGAAATTTTAATTGGTTCTTTTTTTACATAGTATTTTAAAACATTTTCATCACAAATACTATTATTGATATCTGGATTCGCTAAATATTCTTTTAAATATTCTTCAATTTCTATTTGTCTCATATCGGAATCTTCTGGATCACCAATTCTTTTCCCACTATCCATAATTGCCCAAGCTAGCATGTTTTCCGTAGGAATTGTTAAGTTTAGTAGTTTATTATTTCTCTCAAAAAAATTCTCTTTTAATTTTTTAAATGAAATATACTCTTTATGACATGATGAACAATTATTTTCAAATAGTTTTTTTCCTTCTTGGAAGTTTGCATATAATGAAATCGTCATAAATAAAGAGAGAATTAAAAATAACCCTTTTTTAATCATTTTTGTCCTTTTTTTCAACTTAATAGATGCTTTTATTAAAACATCTATTAAATTGAGAAAAAGTATAAAGTTTCCTTTATACTTTTTTCAATCTAAACTAAAATCTTAAACGATTCCAGGGTTTCCTTTGATACCAACGATATCAGGAGTATCAACTTTTAAATTAGCAATATGCTTAACATTTTTAAGATAAGTTTCTACAGTCTCCCATACTGGTTCACCTGGTGATTTAGAACCAACAGTTGACCAACCAGCAACTTTATAGCTTTTAGAAGCTTCAAGCTTTTTACCATTTTTAGTAAGAGTCATATTGGAAATTCTTTCACCCATTTTTGCAGTTGGGTTAATTCTATAAGAAATACCACCTGTTCTTACCATATCTCCACCTTGTTGATAGAATGGATCTTCATTGAACAAGTTATCGGCTACATCTTCTAAAATAGCCTTAATCCCCTCACCAGTGATATCTCTAGCATAAGTTTCAGGATAAGTCATAGCCGTTTGAGTCATTAAATCATCAAATGTAATAGTTTGACCTGGCATTACAGAAGTTCCCCATCTAAATCCAGGAGATAATGAAATATCAGCACCTTTTACATCAATTAATGCATCACAAATAATTTGATCCCAAGAACCATTAAAGTTACCACGTCTAAAAAGTGTATTTTCAGTTGTAGCAATTTCTCTAGTTAACTCTTTTAAGAAAGGAGCTCTTACATCTTGAATATATTTTTTCATTCCTGGTTCTTCAGGTATTAAGTCTGAGAAGATTGGAAGTAAAGTAAATTTAAAGTCTTTAATTTTTCCATTTTGGATATTTAAATCAAGAACATTTAAAAATTTACCGTTTGAACCTGCATTACATACATAAGTAGTGCCAGCTTCATTTTTAACAGGATATGCTTCAGGAACACCATCATGAGTATGACCACCCATAATAAAGTCAATTCCAGTTACAACTTCTGCCATTTTTTTATCTGTATCATAACCATTGTGAGAAAGAACAATTACTGCATCTGGTTTCTCTTCTTCTCTAACTTCATCAACTAACTCTTGCATACCGTCATCATTGATAGAGAAAGTCCAATCAGGAATAAATCTTTGAGGATTTGCAATAGTTGTATAAGGGAATGCTTGACCAATAATAGCCACTCTTGCATTACCCATTTTTTTAATTGTATATGGCTTAAATGCATGTCCAGTATCTTCATCATACGCTTCAGCAGTACCTTCCATAAGTGCATCTTCTTTAACCATAACATTTTGAGCTAAGAATTCAGCATCTAGTAATTTTACATTTTCTAAAATTTCTTCAGCTTTATATGTAAATTCCCAGTGTCCAACAGCCACGTCAACACCAAGATTATTCATAGCACCAACCATATCTTTACCTCTAGTGTAAAGAGCTGTTGCACTACCTTGCCAAGTATCTCCACCATCTAATAATAGAGTTTTATCAGCACCAAAATTGTTTTTTAAGAAATCAACAACAGTTTTAATTTGTGCAAAACCACCAGTTCTACCCATAGCTTTTGCATGTTTTTCAAAGTTTACACAAGAATATGCATACTCTAATCTTTTGTCACCTTTAATACCATAATAATCTAATAACTTGTCACCTACAATATGTGGAGGTTTACCATAGTTACCATGAAAACCAAGATTAACACTAGGTTCCCTAAAATATACTGGTAAAAGTTGTGCATGAGAATCTGTCATATGCATAAGTCTTACATTACCATGAGGTTTTAATTTATAATAATCCTCTAACTTATCTGTATTTGTCATTCTTCCATGAGAGTTAGCAAATACAGGAGCGGCACCTAAAACTGCCATCATATAAACAAATTCTCTTCTACTTAATTTACTCATTTATTAATTCCTTCATTTAATTTAGAGACAATCTAAATTATTTACCTGTTCCAACTACCGTAAATCCAAGTGAAGTCCAAGCTTGCATACCACCTCTGTAGTATTTAATCTTAGAAGCTGGATATCCCATATTTAATAGTGAATATTTAGCTCTTGCTACCATACCTGGAGTTTGACCACACCAATATCCATTACAATATAATGCTAAAGTTTTAGCTTTTGAAAAATCAAGTGTTCCATCTTCTTTTTGAACAACACCCATTTCATCTTCCATCATTTCAATAGCAGTCTCTTTTTCATCAAAATTGGTAAAAGGTACATTAACTGCTCCAGGAATTCTTAATTTATCAAACCAACCTGGCTTTCTTGAATCAATAATTGCAATAGTTTCATCAGTTTGAGCTTTTTTCATATAATCAATGAATTCTAACTCTCCTAATGTTTCAACATCTTTTCCAAGACTCATTGGTTGAGGCATACCTCTATTTGTTGTTTCATATAAAGGTGAAATTTTATTTCCTGCAGTCTGATTTCTCATGATAGTGAATTTTTCATCATTCAATTCCATATCTATTGACTTAACACCTTTTGATATTGCAACAAATTTAGATGTAACTTCAGCAGCTAAACTTCCTGTTGAACATACAGCTGCAATACTAGCAGCTATTAATAATTTCTTTAAAATTGTCATCTTCTCTCTCCCTTTAATTTCATACATATACATCATATCTACAGAAAAAAAGCCAAGATTAAAATCTTGACTTTTTTTATTACTAACTAAGAATTAATACTTATACCCATCCCCTGGTACAGCCAATCTCCAAGTAGTTTTTGCTTCTTCATCTTGTGTCAATGCTGTAATAGCAAATTTACAAGCTCTTTCAGCAGCATAATTAGTTTCTAATTTAGTTTTAGACTTCTTTTTACCTTTAAAGTGCATTGGATTAACTTCTTTTGCACCTGTTTTAATAGCCTCTTCAACAGATTTAATTAAATCAGAGTTATTAACATTTAATCTTCTAAATTCTAAACCTTTTTTCTTTGCTTCTGCATTATATTTGTTTGCAGTAGCAATTACTTTTTCAATACCATTTGCTTTTACATCACAATCTTTCTTTTCATCCATTGCATGAAGAGATGTAGTAAATGTTAATGCCGCCGTAGCTGCGATTGTTAAGTTAATTAATTTTTTCATTTCATCTCTCCTTATTTTCTAAAGTCTGGACCATCAAATTTCATACCATTTGACATATATGCCATAAAGTATAATAAATCTTTCATCTCTTTGCTTGTAGCTTTTGGTGGTACTTGACCTTCATCTTTAACACAACCAGACATTCTTCTCTCAAGTGTACCTAAACCATTTGCAGGGTTTTTTGCACCCCATTTAAGTCTATATACTGGGAAATGTGTAGTTTGTCCAAGAAGTTGAGATAATGATTCGTTTCTAACTCTTTGTCCAGCACCTTGTACGTGACAACTTGCACAGTTAAGTTTTAAATACCCTCTTTGAGCATAATAATATTTTTTACCATTTTCATATGCAGCTGCAGCATCAGCACTTTCAATTTTTACATTAACAACTTTTTCTTCTTCAGTTGCAGAAGCAGCAAAAAATGATTGTAAGTGAGCTAATTTACCTTTTGAAGTTCCCCATTTCTTTTCACCATTAGCAGTTAAACACTCATTAATAGCTTGTGTAGAAGAGATAACTTCTTTTCTTTTTTCATCAAACATTGGGTAAGCAGCCCCAGCTTCAGCTGGATTTGGGAAACAGTTAGCAAAAGATTTACCATTAGCAAATTTTTTGTTATATAACTCTTCTCCAGCTTCTATCCATTCTTCTGTTGGAGGAAATTCTTTGATTTCATCATAAGAAGCTCTACCATTCTTAGAAAATGCATAGTTTCCTAAAGCAAAATCTTGGTGCTTTAATCCACTCATGATATTATTTTTTAATTCATCATCAGTTGAGTATGGGAAAAAAGTATTTCTATTTTTTTCTGGATTTTCAAACTTTGCTTCAAAATATTTTATTAAAGCAAGTCTATCTTTTTCAGCTTGTGCATTGAAATCAGATGCATTTAATGCGCAAGCAGTTAATGCAACTAATACAGTTGTCTTAGCAATTTTTAATAACATACATATCTCCTATTTATTAAGTATCTTATTAACCACTCTAAAAGAGTGATTAATTATTTAATTTTCCCTGTACTTGTGTTTGTGTCACCCTTCATATCAACCCAAGTAAACTCTAATTTATCACCTTTTTTAGCTCCAGCTGCTTCTGCATTGAACTTAAATTTAAAGTATGGGTTTTTTGATAAAAATTGTGAACTAGATACTTCATATACGATATTACCATTAACTTTTGCAACAATATATGTAATCCAGTTAGCTTCTTTTTTTGCTCTTTTTGCTTCTTGATGAGATAACATCGCGTGGTTAGCAAGTGCTTTAACAGTTACAACGCCTTTTTTTAACTTTGCTTTAATTCTAGTTTTTTTAGCCATTATTAGTTCCTTTTTTTCTTTTTTCTAATATTTTATAATTTTTGTGTTTTTGTGAAAAGTTGAATTAAATCAACCACCACATCCACCGATTGTAACTTTAACTTGTTTTGAAGCTTTATATAACTTCCCTGCATCTTCAACAATTGCAATAACATTTCCAGTTTTTTGTAATTTAATTCTAATAGAGTAATCAATGATTCCACCTTTTGGAACATCAAACACTGCAACTAAAGTTTCTGGGTTTACATCTTGTAAAATAGCAACTCTTGACCCAGCTTTTGCAGAAACAGTTACAGGGATAACTGCACCATTTTCAGCAATATCTGGAGCTTTTAATTTAACTTTACCTTCAGAAGTAGCATTTGTTCCAAAAATTTCATTAATTGCTGTATCAACTTTATCAGCTTCCCATGCTTTTGGTTTTTCTGTTCTGTAATTAACTGCACTTAAAGTTGATGGTACAACTGAAGCTGCTAATACACCTAATCCTAAACCTAAAAAATTTCTTCTTTTCATCATTGTAATTTCCTTTTATATCTTAATTAATAGTTTTTAAATATGCAACAACTGCTTTAATTTCGCCATCACTTAACCAACCACTCTTACCAAATGCAGGCATTTGTGAAATAGGGTTAGTAGTATATGGATTATAAACCTTTTCATATAATGCTTCTTCTGGCCAAGCTGACAAATATTGTAATTTTGGTCCCATGCTTCCTGGTCCATCTAATGTTTTACCATTAATATCATGACAAGCAATACAGTTACCTAATTTTTTAGTCATAAAGATTTTTTCACCCTTTTTAACTAAATCGTCACCAGCTAACGAACCAGTAACAGCTAAACCACTTATAGCAGCAGCTACAACTAAACTTTTGATTAATTTCATACTTTTACTCCTTATTTACTCTCATTGATAATATAGTCAACTATTTGTTTGAATTCATCATCAGATAGACCCATTGCCGTTCCCTTAGGAGGCATAGCATTTATACCATCAATACCATTTGTGTAAACTTCTTCTAAACCTTTTTCCATAACTTCTGCCCAAGCTTCTTTATCACCAAGAACAGGAGCTCCAATAGCTTTATTTGCATGACATGCTGAACAATATGTTGCATAGTTATCTACAATAACTGGATCTACATCACTTGCAGTAGCTTTTACAGGTTCTTTCCATGATCTTTCAGTTGATAAAGGTTCATTAACATTTGGAATTAAATCAACTTTAATTCTTAATAAAAGATCTTCAACTGGTTGTTTAATACAATCTTTCATACATCTTGTACCCTTACCATATATTGTAGGATCAGAAAGAAGTTTTTGCATGTTTTTTGGACCTTGATGAGGATCTTTAGTATCAACTTCAGGATAAAAACCTTCAACATTAGGCATTACAATTTTATTAAAATTAGATTTGCTTAAAACAAACTCTTCATCCATCTCTTCACCATCAACTTCAATTCCATTAGAAGCAAGTAAGAAAGCTGTAATAGCATATGTTTCACTGTTTGTTAATGTTTTAGGTGCGGTAAAAGGCATAGACTCTTGAATATACCAATAAAGTGTACTTGCATATGGCCAATAAGAACCAATAGTTTTTAATGCAACATCTGGATTTGGATTTTCATCAGCTGGATTAAGTCTTTGGATATGTAAATCTTTAAAACTTCCACCTGCTAATGTTGGATAACCTTTTCCTCCAGCTCCAAACTCACCATGACACATAGCACATTGAGCATCGTAAAGTTCTTCACCCCACTCAACTGAACCTTGAGCAATTTTAGGCTTACCATTTTCCATAACTGGTTTACCATGTTTCATGTCATACATAGGAAGACCTTCACCATCAGGTCTAACATCTAAGTTCCAAACTTTTACTTCTAACTTAGTAGCTTTTCTACCATTGTCATATTTTTTAGTATCTTGCATATTTAAATGATATGGTCCATACTTACCATCTTTTACTTCATACTTAACTGCTCCATCTATAGATACACCATTAGCAGAGAATAAAGATGTAGCTAAAAATACAGATAGTCCTAAACCAAGAAGAGTCTTAAGCTTTTTTGTGTTTTCTAATTTGAACATTATTACACTCTCCTTTTTTATTAATTTCCCAAGTTACGATAGCATTTCTATGATAAACAGATTCAACACCTACCGCTGAAGTCTCCTCATCAATAGTTGGTTGAATATTTCCAAAGTCATCTCTTGATCTAGAAGCTAATAATAGAGGTTTCCCATCCCATTTCATAACATAAGAGAATCTAGTCCAAGATTTAGGAAGAACTAATCCTTTAAGACTTGCTTCAATCCAGTTGTCACCACCATCAAGTGAAATATCAACACCTGTAATAGTTCCATGACCTGACCAGGCAATACCTTCAACTTCTACCATATCACCTTTTTTAAGATGAGTCCAAGGTTTTTCTGGACATGGAGAAGTAATAACAGAGTTAACTTCATTTACCCAGAAGAATCTTATAGCTTTTCCACCAGGTTGAACCATAGTGTATTTAGAAGTCTCTTCTTTAGAATGCCAAGGTTTATCTGAAATTTCTAGTCTTCTTAACCATTTAGTATTTAAGTTACCTTCCCAACCTGGAACAATTAATCTTACAGGATAACCTTGCTCAGGTCTTAAAGCTTCACCATTTTGTCCCCAAACAATCATTACGTCATCCATAGCTTTTTCAACAGGAATAGATCTAGGATTTGACGCATTATCTGAACCTTCAGCAAGCATCCATACAGCATCTTTCTTTAATCCAACATCTTCTAATACTGTCTTAAGCATAACACCTGTCCATTCAGCAGCACTCATAAGTCCCTTTTGAAACTGTAATGAATTAAACTGTGGACCTCTCCACTCAGGAGCTCCATTAGCAGGACACTCAATAAAGTAAATTCTACTTTCACTTGGATATCTTTTTAAATCATCTAATGTAAGAACAATATCTTTTTCAACTTGATCTCCACAAATCATTAGTCTCCAATCGTGTGGATCAACGTGAGCTGTTCCTCCATGATTTCTTGTAAAAAACAGACCATTAGGTGTAACAATACCTTCTGATTCATGAATTGGACACATAGAAACAGATGCATAATAATCACCAGATGAAAATATAGGGTGAGTTCTTCTAATGTTATTATGTTCGAATGGAGAAGGTAAACCATAAGGGTTTTCATTAACTAGATCTCCTAGTTTTTGCCCCCAAGGTGCCTCATTTATAATAGCTGGGTCATCAGCTTTTAATTTAACTGGTGTTAATACATTTGCAGCTGCAATTGCACCAGCTGAATAAACTGCAGTTTTTCTAAAAAAATCTCTTCTACTTAATTTCTCTTCAGAAATAGTTTCTAAATCTTTTTCAGAATTCTTGCTTACTTTCGTCATTATTCCTCCTTGAAAAATAAGTTACATTAGTTAAAGTCTTAGTAAATTTACTCTAGCTTATATATCGTATAACATATAGTTATCATAAGCAAAACTTAGAATTAATTTACAAAAACTTATACTTAACATAACGCCATATTATATAAGTTTTAGTTATATAATGATGGGAATATTATTACTATATTCTTGACTTAAGTCAATAAAATTTCTATAAAAATCTAAAGATTTGTCATTTTTGTGTCACTATATACACAATTGCTATTTCATTGCTATTTAAATACTAAAAAAAGCTCCATTAGCTTCTTTAAAGTTACTTTTTTTGATGACTGTGGTAATATTCACAGATCAATTATCGGAGTAAATGATGAGAAATTTTATAAATTATGATGAGTCTTTAAGAATACTAGATAGTATAAATTTTAAAGCAAAGACTAAGGAAAAGCTTTTTTTAATGAATGCTATTGGAAGAGTTTTAGCACAAGATATTATTGCAGATCACAATAGCCCAGAATTTCCCACTTCAGGAATGGATGGATACGCAATTAAGTTTGATAATCAAAAAAATAAAACAATTAAAATTATAGATAAAAATCCTGCGGGAACAGTTGTTGAATCTAAAGTAGAAGAAGGTGTATGTATTAAAACTTTTACAGGTTCATTAATGCCACAAGGTAGTGACACTTTGATACCTATAGAAAATGTTGAAGTGAAAAATGACACTATAATCATAACAAAAGAAGTACCTTTTGGTTTTGCTACTAGATCAGTTGGTGAAAACTATAAAAAAGATGAAATTCTTATAAAAGAAGGAACAATAGTTGGTTTCGCAGAAATTGGAGTATTAGCATCATTAAATATAACTCAAGTTCCTGTATATTGTATGCCCACAGTTGCAATTGCGAGTACAGGAAGTGAGATATTAGACTTAGGTGAAATTCAAACAAATGATGCACAAATTAGAAGTTCTAATCATCTTACTATTGAAGCGTTAGCAAAAAAAGCTGGTGCAAATACTTTACAAATGGGTATTGTTAAAGATGATATTGATTCAATAACACAATTACTTGAAACTGCTTTAGAAAAATCTGATATAGTTGTAACAACTGGCGGTGTATCTGTTGGTGATTACGATTTTGTTCAAGATGTAATAAAAGACAAACTAAAAGCAGAAGTTTTATTTCATGGGGTAACTATCAAACCAGGTATGCATTTACTTGCGGCTATTACAAATGGGAAGCTTATTATTGCACTTCCAGGTTTTGCGTACTCTTCAACTGTATGTGCTATTTTATACCTATTGCCAATGATTTACAAATATGAAAGAGCAAATAAACAACTACCAATTGTAAAAGCAAGGATAAATCAAGATTTTCCTTTAAAAATGAAAAAAACAATTTTTACTGCATGTAATGTAAAATATGAAGACAATGAATATAAAATTGATTTTGAAGGGAAAAAACAAGGTACAAGTGCAATTTTAACTAATATGTTAGAAAGCCCTGCTCTTTTAATTCAAAAAGAGCATAGTGAAAATATTAAATCTGGTGACTTAGTAGATATCCTACTTTTAAACGAATTGAAATAATATATGATGAGAACACAAAGAGTTTATCTATTATTAGCACTTTGTGTGCTTTTTTGGTCTGGTAACTTTATTATTGGACGATTTATAAGTACAACTGTAGAACCTTTAGAATTAGCCTTTTTTAGGTGGATATTTGTAGTAATTCTTCTAATACCAGCTTTTTTTATAATTGATATTAAAAAAGTTGTTTCTATTTTTAAAAAAAATTTTATACTTCTCTCTTTTTTGTCTCTTTTAGGGATTACACTTTTTAATACATTATTATACATTGCATTACAAACTACAACGGCAACAAATGCACTTTTAATTAATTCAATAGTTCCCATACTTATATTAGTGCTTTCATTTTTCATATTAAAAAGTAGAATTACAAAAGTACAAACTATAGGAATATTA is a window of Arcobacter sp. LA11 DNA encoding:
- a CDS encoding alpha/beta hydrolase; the encoded protein is MLKKILIASSLSILLSSTLYASKISSEECASKGEDFIFAGGECIQYNESEGDVEGKLNIIVHGTWDEGTNTLGRYAPFAETLTMSTDITSVAVALPGYSGSSTNNFTSLAHKGEKNQAAKKEYVLFLGDLVKSLKEKYDAKTVTLVGHSAGAMMSATLSGLKPELVQNFALAGGRYDIHKEEKGNLISMIDVLDSINKNANFLFIYGTNDDISKPEVTTEFFKIAKDKGLNAKLIKVEGAGHIDLDMTDESLEAITSMLEEE
- a CDS encoding DsrE family protein, encoding MKKILAILLITVFSYAESTFSDPQPTFDEPRKIVIQFYDSEINKINHNLSTIYNILKEYPSESLKVVVVAYGNGMRALRKDYDKDTMTRIISLMEYDVEFIGCRNTMDTMKWGDDEFIEDISFVQAGIVELIERQVAGYTGIIAY
- a CDS encoding MOSC domain-containing protein, with translation MNDIGKVIATFSAKKGQSGLPRPKVNKLNLIYGFGIQDDKFAGQDEEKAVMIVGKYAYDLAEKNGIKLELGSLGENILFDFNPHEYNIGSILQVGDTILEITQCCTICNHLAVFDDDLPTLVQDCRGLYCKILEGGEISKDISVKVLKDWQDNKKVAS
- a CDS encoding thioredoxin fold domain-containing protein, giving the protein MIKKGLFLILSLFMTISLYANFQEGKKLFENNCSSCHKEYISFKKLKENFFERNNKLLNLTIPTENMLAWAIMDSGKRIGDPEDSDMRQIEIEEYLKEYLANPDINNSICDENVLKYYVKKEPIKISDEEAELLAQYFMGYKEDRQKKAPIKKKSLAETPDEQKLLDRANTEGKQLIVYATSQSCYFCKKMDKDVLGLADVQKKMNEDYIFVKIDVDFVKLPFGLKKHFKGMTPTFFVLTSAGELLNTYPGAWVKPDFLEILKENL
- the soxB gene encoding thiosulfohydrolase SoxB, translating into MSKLSRREFVYMMAVLGAAPVFANSHGRMTNTDKLEDYYKLKPHGNVRLMHMTDSHAQLLPVYFREPSVNLGFHGNYGKPPHIVGDKLLDYYGIKGDKRLEYAYSCVNFEKHAKAMGRTGGFAQIKTVVDFLKNNFGADKTLLLDGGDTWQGSATALYTRGKDMVGAMNNLGVDVAVGHWEFTYKAEEILENVKLLDAEFLAQNVMVKEDALMEGTAEAYDEDTGHAFKPYTIKKMGNARVAIIGQAFPYTTIANPQRFIPDWTFSINDDGMQELVDEVREEEKPDAVIVLSHNGYDTDKKMAEVVTGIDFIMGGHTHDGVPEAYPVKNEAGTTYVCNAGSNGKFLNVLDLNIQNGKIKDFKFTLLPIFSDLIPEEPGMKKYIQDVRAPFLKELTREIATTENTLFRRGNFNGSWDQIICDALIDVKGADISLSPGFRWGTSVMPGQTITFDDLMTQTAMTYPETYARDITGEGIKAILEDVADNLFNEDPFYQQGGDMVRTGGISYRINPTAKMGERISNMTLTKNGKKLEASKSYKVAGWSTVGSKSPGEPVWETVETYLKNVKHIANLKVDTPDIVGIKGNPGIV
- a CDS encoding rhodanese-like domain-containing protein, which translates into the protein MTILKKLLIAASIAAVCSTGSLAAEVTSKFVAISKGVKSIDMELNDEKFTIMRNQTAGNKISPLYETTNRGMPQPMSLGKDVETLGELEFIDYMKKAQTDETIAIIDSRKPGWFDKLRIPGAVNVPFTNFDEKETAIEMMEDEMGVVQKEDGTLDFSKAKTLALYCNGYWCGQTPGMVARAKYSLLNMGYPASKIKYYRGGMQAWTSLGFTVVGTGK
- the soxA gene encoding sulfur oxidation c-type cytochrome SoxA; protein product: MLLKIAKTTVLVALTACALNASDFNAQAEKDRLALIKYFEAKFENPEKNRNTFFPYSTDDELKNNIMSGLKHQDFALGNYAFSKNGRASYDEIKEFPPTEEWIEAGEELYNKKFANGKSFANCFPNPAEAGAAYPMFDEKRKEVISSTQAINECLTANGEKKWGTSKGKLAHLQSFFAASATEEEKVVNVKIESADAAAAYENGKKYYYAQRGYLKLNCASCHVQGAGQRVRNESLSQLLGQTTHFPVYRLKWGAKNPANGLGTLERRMSGCVKDEGQVPPKATSKEMKDLLYFMAYMSNGMKFDGPDFRK
- the soxZ gene encoding thiosulfate oxidation carrier complex protein SoxZ produces the protein MAKKTRIKAKLKKGVVTVKALANHAMLSHQEAKRAKKEANWITYIVAKVNGNIVYEVSSSQFLSKNPYFKFKFNAEAAGAKKGDKLEFTWVDMKGDTNTSTGKIK
- the soxY gene encoding thiosulfate oxidation carrier protein SoxY, whose protein sequence is MMKRRNFLGLGLGVLAASVVPSTLSAVNYRTEKPKAWEADKVDTAINEIFGTNATSEGKVKLKAPDIAENGAVIPVTVSAKAGSRVAILQDVNPETLVAVFDVPKGGIIDYSIRIKLQKTGNVIAIVEDAGKLYKASKQVKVTIGGCGG
- the soxX gene encoding sulfur oxidation c-type cytochrome SoxX, with translation MKLIKSLVVAAAISGLAVTGSLAGDDLVKKGEKIFMTKKLGNCIACHDINGKTLDGPGSMGPKLQYLSAWPEEALYEKVYNPYTTNPISQMPAFGKSGWLSDGEIKAVVAYLKTIN
- a CDS encoding c-type cytochrome, producing the protein MFKLENTKKLKTLLGLGLSVFLATSLFSANGVSIDGAVKYEVKDGKYGPYHLNMQDTKKYDNGRKATKLEVKVWNLDVRPDGEGLPMYDMKHGKPVMENGKPKIAQGSVEWGEELYDAQCAMCHGEFGAGGKGYPTLAGGSFKDLHIQRLNPADENPNPDVALKTIGSYWPYASTLYWYIQESMPFTAPKTLTNSETYAITAFLLASNGIEVDGEEMDEEFVLSKSNFNKIVMPNVEGFYPEVDTKDPHQGPKNMQKLLSDPTIYGKGTRCMKDCIKQPVEDLLLRIKVDLIPNVNEPLSTERSWKEPVKATASDVDPVIVDNYATYCSACHANKAIGAPVLGDKEAWAEVMEKGLEEVYTNGIDGINAMPPKGTAMGLSDDEFKQIVDYIINESK